The following proteins come from a genomic window of Candidatus Methanoperedens sp.:
- a CDS encoding PEF-CTERM sorting domain-containing protein — MTVIKKGIILLISLFILIGILVINERYGTEKNGANTILDNNVLEKSNTENLQLSNLSSAVFQENPQPESIKSNFSGEILTCTNKSDIERVIDVRLSNFISDNESITIYPLNFTINLLPKQIKRIDLHIPYGISTFKLVSGNGGELEIQSPPCVNGYEGSGSNTGFNTQTTTKKVDEIPEFPSIMLPVIAIMALLFIMKKRK, encoded by the coding sequence ATGACCGTTATTAAAAAAGGAATAATATTGTTAATATCATTGTTTATCTTAATCGGCATATTAGTTATAAATGAAAGATACGGAACTGAAAAAAATGGAGCTAATACAATTCTGGATAACAATGTTCTTGAAAAATCAAATACAGAAAACCTCCAATTATCTAACTTGAGCTCTGCAGTATTCCAGGAAAATCCACAGCCGGAATCCATAAAATCAAATTTTTCCGGAGAGATACTAACCTGTACTAATAAAAGCGATATTGAACGTGTTATTGACGTAAGGCTAAGTAATTTCATTTCTGATAATGAATCCATTACTATTTATCCTTTGAATTTTACAATCAATTTGTTGCCTAAACAAATAAAAAGGATAGATCTCCATATTCCTTATGGGATTTCTACTTTTAAATTAGTATCCGGTAACGGGGGAGAACTCGAAATACAGTCTCCCCCCTGTGTTAATGGATATGAAGGTAGTGGCAGTAACACAGGTTTTAACACACAAACAACAACTAAAAAAGTTGATGAAATTCCGGAATTTCCATCAATAATGCTGCCGGTTATAGCCATAATGGCATTGCTTTTCATAATGAAGAAAAGGAAATAA